CTTTCCGCCACCCTTAAGCGCATGTTCAGCGCCTTCATCAATAGTAATAGTTCCCGCAGGTGTTACAAAAAAAGCAATCCAGCGTTTTCTTCCTGCCATTTTGCCTTTCTTGGGAAGAAATATTGTTCCGAGATCTTTACCTTCAAATAAATCTATTAATATATTATTTTGCAGACCATTAACAATAACAGCCGCTTCACCCGCGCGATTGACATTCTTTATCGCTTTGAGTTTGCTCTTCATACCGCCGGTACCGAGTTGTGATTTTTTCACGTGACAGAGCTCTTCGACCTTCTGATCAACGCTTTCCACGATTGAAACAACATGACCATTACGGACATCTCCTGTTTGAGAACAATCTATCAACCCATCGACATTTGTAAGCATAACAAGCATTTGGGCCTTAATGAGATTAGTAACAAGAGCCGATAGATAATCATTATCCCCAAATTTAATCTCATCAGTGCTCACCGTATCATTTTCATTTACTATAGGAATCACATTCAGGGTAAGAAGATTACATATCGTGTTACGTATATTTATATGCCTGGTACGCACCTTCAGATCATCATTAATAAGGAGTATTTGTGCTGTATTTTCCCCTAGCTCTTTAAAATAGTGATGATATTCACGCATTAACGCGCATTGCCCGACAGACGCCACTGCTTGAAGCTGCGGCAAAGACTTTGGACGTGATTTTATTTTCAATTCTCCCATACCTGCACCAATAGCAGCTGATGATACAAGCACCACTTCATACCCGCGCTTCTTTAAGTCAACAACCTGCTGTGCAATATGAGCTATTTGCTTTTTATCAATCAAGCCTTTACTGTCAGTTAACACATTAGTCCCTATTTTCACGACTATGCGCTTAACCTTACGTAAAATATCTTCTCTAAATTTTTGATTTAATTCATGCATTGAAACAGTACCTTTTTTATTTATTTCTTATTCATGTATTACAGTCCTGATTTTTTCTAAAAGCGATTTGACGCCTTTTCCCGTCACCGCAGAAATCGGGAATATTATATCCTTTTTTAGCCCAATGGTCTCTATGAATTTATCGACATTTTCATCTGCAACAGATAAATCAATTTTGTTTAACGCTACGATATATGGTTTCTCGAGCAATGCGATATTATATAAACGTAATTCATCTCTTATAGAATCGTAATCTTTTAGCGGGTCTCTTCCATCATACCCTGCGCAATCGATGACGTATACTAACATTTTTGTTCTTTCAATATGTTTTAAAAAATCATGTCCGAGTCCTATATTTTTATGGGCGCCTTCTATTATACCTGGTATATCAGCTATAACAACCGTGTCATACCGGTCATAAGTCACAACACCTAAAACAGGAGATAACGTAGTAAAAGGATACCGACCAATCTTTGAGCGTGCATTTGATATACCGTTAATGAGGGTTGATTTCCCCGCATTGGGATTACCCACTAACCCTACATCAGCTATTAATTTTAATTCTAGACCATACGTTTTGTCTTCGCCTGGCTGTCCTTCCTCACGTGTTCGTGGAGCACGATTTGTCGAATTCTTAAATGCTGTATTTCCTCGTCCTCCTAGTCCACCTTTTGCAACGACATACACTTCGCCATGCTCGGTAAAATCATAAATAACTTGTTCAGTTTCAACGTCTTTTATAACGGTGCCTACAGGAACCATCAGAGTCACGCTTTTGCCGTCCTCGCCATGCATATCACTACCCATGCCATTTTTACCGCTTTTGGCTTTGATATGTGGATGATACCTAAAATCAAGGAGAGTATTGAC
The Candidatus Ancaeobacter aquaticus DNA segment above includes these coding regions:
- the proB gene encoding glutamate 5-kinase, whose translation is MHELNQKFREDILRKVKRIVVKIGTNVLTDSKGLIDKKQIAHIAQQVVDLKKRGYEVVLVSSAAIGAGMGELKIKSRPKSLPQLQAVASVGQCALMREYHHYFKELGENTAQILLINDDLKVRTRHINIRNTICNLLTLNVIPIVNENDTVSTDEIKFGDNDYLSALVTNLIKAQMLVMLTNVDGLIDCSQTGDVRNGHVVSIVESVDQKVEELCHVKKSQLGTGGMKSKLKAIKNVNRAGEAAVIVNGLQNNILIDLFEGKDLGTIFLPKKGKMAGRKRWIAFFVTPAGTITIDEGAEHALKGGGKSLLASGIIDCDGDFLKGDTVSVLNTQGEEMGRGISYYSVSEVQKIKKLKTKDIEKVLGKKEHDEVIHRNHLVLL
- the obgE gene encoding GTPase ObgE, whose product is MFIDKVKIFVRGGDGGNGCVSFRREKYIPYGGPNGGKGGNGGRVSLKADRNVNTLLDFRYHPHIKAKSGKNGMGSDMHGEDGKSVTLMVPVGTVIKDVETEQVIYDFTEHGEVYVVAKGGLGGRGNTAFKNSTNRAPRTREEGQPGEDKTYGLELKLIADVGLVGNPNAGKSTLINGISNARSKIGRYPFTTLSPVLGVVTYDRYDTVVIADIPGIIEGAHKNIGLGHDFLKHIERTKMLVYVIDCAGYDGRDPLKDYDSIRDELRLYNIALLEKPYIVALNKIDLSVADENVDKFIETIGLKKDIIFPISAVTGKGVKSLLEKIRTVIHE